Proteins co-encoded in one Pseudochaenichthys georgianus chromosome 22, fPseGeo1.2, whole genome shotgun sequence genomic window:
- the srrm1 gene encoding serine/arginine repetitive matrix protein 1 isoform X1 codes for MDAGFFRGTSAEQDNRFSNKQKKLLKQLKFAECLDKKVDMTKVNLEVIKPWITQRVTETLGFEDDVVIELIFNLLEEKNPDSKMMQINLTGFLNGKNAREFMRDLWPLLLSAQENIAGIPSAFLEQKKEEIKQRQIEQEKLAIQKKVDDDKKEKDIRDRAQSKSPRSLHRPMSRRKSRSPSPRRRSPVKRERKRSASRSPRRKPSPVTSSSPPPPLMQLPAKPVEQLVEPNALEGALPEPAIQETPSTCDTVVEVVKPDPVTEVKESSPEKPLKKEERPKSRDREKDSRRDRPHHRSRSHSRNRRRRSRSRSYSPRRRPSPRRRMSPRRRSPPRRGPPGNRNRHRRSPVRRRRSRSASSSGSSSSNSRSPKKAMKRISNSPPRKGVHHPEKAISPAGKDRRSPSPRARRGRGSASPARPSGLKQKQRGRNDSPSDNAKPRPSEGSDSEEDKNDKEATADSVQQRRQYRRQNRQTSSDSGSSSSENEGPKKPTAGPGAKNGDVRRRRSRTPSPRRRHRDASPRKRRSPSPPRRRRSPSPPRRRRSPSPPRRRSPSPPPRRRSPSPRRYSPPIQRRYSPSPLPPQKRKMSSSPPKRSSPGAKRRPSRSPKRRNSPPQRRRMSPSSSPPRHRRSPMLPSARLSRDPRSPVAAAGRLSPSPATRGRPVRCSTSPQGRFENSSASPSNPRRQQSPTHSGKPIRRVSRTPEPRNNKRPSPSPQPMRRAASRSVSPQPAALKRPVPASASPSPSRSASGSPPPAKKASSGSGSQSPSKNSDVDGSGKKKKKKKEKKHKKEKKHKKHKKHKKEKSSSAVTGDAHENHGAEDGESRKESDSEVEDSLADLEKHLREKALRSMRKAQLSPSQMS; via the exons aatCCAGATAGCAAGATGATGCAGATCAACCTGACAGGCTTTCTGAATGGGAAGAACGCCCGGGAGTTCATGAGGGACCTGTGGCCCCTGCTGCTGAGTGCTCAGGAGAACATTGCTGGCATCCCCTCTGCTTTCCTGGAACAGAAGAAGGAGGAAATTAAACAGAGACAG ATTGAACAAGAGAAGCTAGCTATTCAGAAGAAAGTCGATGATGATAAGAAGGAAAAGGACATCAGAGACAGGGCTCAGTCAAAAAGCCCAAGAAG TTTGCATCGTCCTATGTCTAGGAGGAAATCAAGGTCACCGTCACCAAGGCGAAGGTCGCCAGTGAAGCGTGAAAGAAAACGCAGTGCCTCTCGCTCGCCGAGACGCAAACCCAGTCCAGTCACCAGCAGCTCCCCCCCTCCACCCCTGATGCAGCTGCCAGCCAAACCTGTGGAGCAGCTTGTGGAGCCGAATGCATTAGAAGGAGCCCTGCCAGAGCCGGCCATCCAAGAAACTCCTTCCACATG TGACACAGTGGTGGAGGTGGTAAAACCAGACCCAGTTACTGAAGTCAAAGAATCTTCGCCAGAGAAGCCTCTCAAGAAAGAGGAAAGGCCCAAGTCCCGGGACAGGGAGAAAGACAGCAGGAGGGACAGACCTCACCACCGCTCTCGTTCTCATTCCCGCAACCGCAGGCGACGCTCCCGCTCTAG ATCCTACTCTCCTCGTAGAAGACCAAGTCCCAGGAGGAGAATGTCTCCTCGTCGTAGGAGCCCCCCCAGGCGTGGCCCCCCTGGCAACAGAAACAGACATAGACGGTCCCCAGTCCGCAG GAGGCGCTCACGCTCTGCTTCATCTTCTGGCAGCAGCTCCTCCAACTCTCGCTCTCCTAAAAAAGCAATGAAGAGAATATCCAACTCCCCACCCAGAAAGGGGGTCCATCATCCTGAAAAAGCCATCAGCCCCGCCGGGAAGGACAGACGGTCACCATCTCCTCGGGCCAGAAGAGGCCGAGGCTCTGCGTCACCAGCCAGGCCGTCTG gtttAAAGCAAAAACAAAGGGGAAGGAATGATTCTCCGTCTGATAATGCCAAGCCCAGACCTTCTGAAGGCTCTGACTCAG AGGAGGATAAAAATGACAAAGAGGCAACAGCAGATTCGGTGCAGCAGCGACGTCAGTATCGCAGGCAGAACCGACAGACATCTTCAG ATTCAGGATCTTCTTCCTCTGAAAACGAGGGGCCCAAGAAGCCGACAGCAGGGCCGGGAGCCAAAAACGGGGATGTGAGGAGGAGACGCAGCCGAACACCGTCACCACGGAGGAGACACAGAGATGCCTCCCCAAG GAAAAGacgctctccatctcctccacgCAGACGGCGCTCCCCGTCTCCCCCACGACGTCGCAGATCTCCTTCTCCTCCTAGACGAAG GTCCCCTTCCCCGCCTCCCCGTCGTCGTTCTCCATCCCCCAGACGATATTCTCCCCCTATCCAGCGTCGCTACAGCCCCTCACCTTTGCCCCCACAGAAGAGGAAAATGTCTAGCTCTCCCCCAAAGCGCTCTTCTCCAGGGGCCAAGCGACGCCCCTCCAGGTCCCCCAAGCGCAGAAACTCCCCTCCTCAAAGGAGACGCATGTCTCCATCCTCATCTCCACCCAGACACAGGAGGAGCCCCATGTTGCCTTCTGCTAGACTAAGCAGGGACCCACGATCCCCTGTGGCAGCAGCTGGCCGCCTCTCCCCATCCCCCGCAACCCGCGGTCGCCCTGTTCGGTGTTCCACCAGTCCTCAGGGACGTTTTGAAAACTCCAGTGCATCTCCATCTAACCCGCGGAGGCAGCAGTCCCCGACACACAGCGGCAAACCCATCCGCCGAGTGTCCCGCACCCCAGAGCCACGCAACAACAAGAG ACCCTCTCCGAGCCCCCAGCCCATGAGGAGAGCAGCCTCCAGATCTGTTTCCCCTCAACCAGCAGCTCTGAAACGTCCCGTCCCTGCATCTGCCTCCCCCTCACCCTCCcgctctgccagtgggtctccACCACCAGCAAAGAAAGCCAGCAGTGGTTCCGGCAGCCAATCCCCAAGCAAG AATTCCGATGTTGATGGCAgtggaaagaagaagaaaaagaagaaggaaAAGAAACACAAGAAAGAGAAGAAACACAAGAAGCACAAGAAGCATAAGAAGGAGAAGAGTAGTAGTGCTGTGACCGGTGATGCACATGAAAACCACGGCGCGGAGGACGGAGAGTCAAGAAAG GAATCAGATAGTGAAGTAGAGGACAGCTTGGCCGACCTGGAGAAGCACCTAAGAGAGAAAGCCCTACGATCCATGAGGAAGGCCCAGCTGTCTCCATCCCAGATGTCCTGA
- the srrm1 gene encoding serine/arginine repetitive matrix protein 1 isoform X4 translates to MDAGFFRGTSAEQDNRFSNKQKKLLKQLKFAECLDKKVDMTKVNLEVIKPWITQRVTETLGFEDDVVIELIFNLLEEKNPDSKMMQINLTGFLNGKNAREFMRDLWPLLLSAQENIAGIPSAFLEQKKEEIKQRQIEQEKLAIQKKVDDDKKEKDIRDRAQSKSPRSLHRPMSRRKSRSPSPRRRSPVKRERKRSASRSPRRKPSPVTSSSPPPPLMQLPAKPVEQLVEPNALEGALPEPAIQETPSTCDTVVEVVKPDPVTEVKESSPEKPLKKEERPKSRDREKDSRRDRPHHRSRSHSRNRRRRSRSRSYSPRRRPSPRRRMSPRRRSPPRRGPPGNRNRHRRSPVRSSSNSRSPKKAMKRISNSPPRKGVHHPEKAISPAGKDRRSPSPRARRGRGSASPARPSGLKQKQRGRNDSPSDNAKPRPSEGSDSEEDKNDKEATADSVQQRRQYRRQNRQTSSDSGSSSSENEGPKKPTAGPGAKNGDVRRRRSRTPSPRRRHRDASPRKRRSPSPPRRRRSPSPPRRRRSPSPPRRRSPSPPPRRRSPSPRRYSPPIQRRYSPSPLPPQKRKMSSSPPKRSSPGAKRRPSRSPKRRNSPPQRRRMSPSSSPPRHRRSPMLPSARLSRDPRSPVAAAGRLSPSPATRGRPVRCSTSPQGRFENSSASPSNPRRQQSPTHSGKPIRRVSRTPEPRNNKRPSPSPQPMRRAASRSVSPQPAALKRPVPASASPSPSRSASGSPPPAKKASSGSGSQSPSKNSDVDGSGKKKKKKKEKKHKKEKKHKKHKKHKKEKSSSAVTGDAHENHGAEDGESRKESDSEVEDSLADLEKHLREKALRSMRKAQLSPSQMS, encoded by the exons aatCCAGATAGCAAGATGATGCAGATCAACCTGACAGGCTTTCTGAATGGGAAGAACGCCCGGGAGTTCATGAGGGACCTGTGGCCCCTGCTGCTGAGTGCTCAGGAGAACATTGCTGGCATCCCCTCTGCTTTCCTGGAACAGAAGAAGGAGGAAATTAAACAGAGACAG ATTGAACAAGAGAAGCTAGCTATTCAGAAGAAAGTCGATGATGATAAGAAGGAAAAGGACATCAGAGACAGGGCTCAGTCAAAAAGCCCAAGAAG TTTGCATCGTCCTATGTCTAGGAGGAAATCAAGGTCACCGTCACCAAGGCGAAGGTCGCCAGTGAAGCGTGAAAGAAAACGCAGTGCCTCTCGCTCGCCGAGACGCAAACCCAGTCCAGTCACCAGCAGCTCCCCCCCTCCACCCCTGATGCAGCTGCCAGCCAAACCTGTGGAGCAGCTTGTGGAGCCGAATGCATTAGAAGGAGCCCTGCCAGAGCCGGCCATCCAAGAAACTCCTTCCACATG TGACACAGTGGTGGAGGTGGTAAAACCAGACCCAGTTACTGAAGTCAAAGAATCTTCGCCAGAGAAGCCTCTCAAGAAAGAGGAAAGGCCCAAGTCCCGGGACAGGGAGAAAGACAGCAGGAGGGACAGACCTCACCACCGCTCTCGTTCTCATTCCCGCAACCGCAGGCGACGCTCCCGCTCTAG ATCCTACTCTCCTCGTAGAAGACCAAGTCCCAGGAGGAGAATGTCTCCTCGTCGTAGGAGCCCCCCCAGGCGTGGCCCCCCTGGCAACAGAAACAGACATAGACGGTCCCCAGTCCGCAG CTCCTCCAACTCTCGCTCTCCTAAAAAAGCAATGAAGAGAATATCCAACTCCCCACCCAGAAAGGGGGTCCATCATCCTGAAAAAGCCATCAGCCCCGCCGGGAAGGACAGACGGTCACCATCTCCTCGGGCCAGAAGAGGCCGAGGCTCTGCGTCACCAGCCAGGCCGTCTG gtttAAAGCAAAAACAAAGGGGAAGGAATGATTCTCCGTCTGATAATGCCAAGCCCAGACCTTCTGAAGGCTCTGACTCAG AGGAGGATAAAAATGACAAAGAGGCAACAGCAGATTCGGTGCAGCAGCGACGTCAGTATCGCAGGCAGAACCGACAGACATCTTCAG ATTCAGGATCTTCTTCCTCTGAAAACGAGGGGCCCAAGAAGCCGACAGCAGGGCCGGGAGCCAAAAACGGGGATGTGAGGAGGAGACGCAGCCGAACACCGTCACCACGGAGGAGACACAGAGATGCCTCCCCAAG GAAAAGacgctctccatctcctccacgCAGACGGCGCTCCCCGTCTCCCCCACGACGTCGCAGATCTCCTTCTCCTCCTAGACGAAG GTCCCCTTCCCCGCCTCCCCGTCGTCGTTCTCCATCCCCCAGACGATATTCTCCCCCTATCCAGCGTCGCTACAGCCCCTCACCTTTGCCCCCACAGAAGAGGAAAATGTCTAGCTCTCCCCCAAAGCGCTCTTCTCCAGGGGCCAAGCGACGCCCCTCCAGGTCCCCCAAGCGCAGAAACTCCCCTCCTCAAAGGAGACGCATGTCTCCATCCTCATCTCCACCCAGACACAGGAGGAGCCCCATGTTGCCTTCTGCTAGACTAAGCAGGGACCCACGATCCCCTGTGGCAGCAGCTGGCCGCCTCTCCCCATCCCCCGCAACCCGCGGTCGCCCTGTTCGGTGTTCCACCAGTCCTCAGGGACGTTTTGAAAACTCCAGTGCATCTCCATCTAACCCGCGGAGGCAGCAGTCCCCGACACACAGCGGCAAACCCATCCGCCGAGTGTCCCGCACCCCAGAGCCACGCAACAACAAGAG ACCCTCTCCGAGCCCCCAGCCCATGAGGAGAGCAGCCTCCAGATCTGTTTCCCCTCAACCAGCAGCTCTGAAACGTCCCGTCCCTGCATCTGCCTCCCCCTCACCCTCCcgctctgccagtgggtctccACCACCAGCAAAGAAAGCCAGCAGTGGTTCCGGCAGCCAATCCCCAAGCAAG AATTCCGATGTTGATGGCAgtggaaagaagaagaaaaagaagaaggaaAAGAAACACAAGAAAGAGAAGAAACACAAGAAGCACAAGAAGCATAAGAAGGAGAAGAGTAGTAGTGCTGTGACCGGTGATGCACATGAAAACCACGGCGCGGAGGACGGAGAGTCAAGAAAG GAATCAGATAGTGAAGTAGAGGACAGCTTGGCCGACCTGGAGAAGCACCTAAGAGAGAAAGCCCTACGATCCATGAGGAAGGCCCAGCTGTCTCCATCCCAGATGTCCTGA
- the srrm1 gene encoding serine/arginine repetitive matrix protein 1 isoform X5 gives MDAGFFRGTSAEQDNRFSNKQKKLLKQLKFAECLDKKVDMTKVNLEVIKPWITQRVTETLGFEDDVVIELIFNLLEEKNPDSKMMQINLTGFLNGKNAREFMRDLWPLLLSAQENIAGIPSAFLEQKKEEIKQRQIEQEKLAIQKKVDDDKKEKDIRDRAQSKSPRSLHRPMSRRKSRSPSPRRRSPVKRERKRSASRSPRRKPSPVTSSSPPPPLMQLPAKPVEQLVEPNALEGALPEPAIQETPSTCDTVVEVVKPDPVTEVKESSPEKPLKKEERPKSRDREKDSRRDRPHHRSRSHSRNRRRRSRSRSYSPRRRPSPRRRMSPRRRSPPRRGPPGNRNRHRRSPVRRRRSRSASSSGSSSSNSRSPKKAMKRISNSPPRKGVHHPEKAISPAGKDRRSPSPRARRGRGSASPARPSGLKQKQRGRNDSPSDNAKPRPSEGSDSDSGSSSSENEGPKKPTAGPGAKNGDVRRRRSRTPSPRRRHRDASPRKRRSPSPPRRRRSPSPPRRRRSPSPPRRRSPSPPPRRRSPSPRRYSPPIQRRYSPSPLPPQKRKMSSSPPKRSSPGAKRRPSRSPKRRNSPPQRRRMSPSSSPPRHRRSPMLPSARLSRDPRSPVAAAGRLSPSPATRGRPVRCSTSPQGRFENSSASPSNPRRQQSPTHSGKPIRRVSRTPEPRNNKRPSPSPQPMRRAASRSVSPQPAALKRPVPASASPSPSRSASGSPPPAKKASSGSGSQSPSKNSDVDGSGKKKKKKKEKKHKKEKKHKKHKKHKKEKSSSAVTGDAHENHGAEDGESRKESDSEVEDSLADLEKHLREKALRSMRKAQLSPSQMS, from the exons aatCCAGATAGCAAGATGATGCAGATCAACCTGACAGGCTTTCTGAATGGGAAGAACGCCCGGGAGTTCATGAGGGACCTGTGGCCCCTGCTGCTGAGTGCTCAGGAGAACATTGCTGGCATCCCCTCTGCTTTCCTGGAACAGAAGAAGGAGGAAATTAAACAGAGACAG ATTGAACAAGAGAAGCTAGCTATTCAGAAGAAAGTCGATGATGATAAGAAGGAAAAGGACATCAGAGACAGGGCTCAGTCAAAAAGCCCAAGAAG TTTGCATCGTCCTATGTCTAGGAGGAAATCAAGGTCACCGTCACCAAGGCGAAGGTCGCCAGTGAAGCGTGAAAGAAAACGCAGTGCCTCTCGCTCGCCGAGACGCAAACCCAGTCCAGTCACCAGCAGCTCCCCCCCTCCACCCCTGATGCAGCTGCCAGCCAAACCTGTGGAGCAGCTTGTGGAGCCGAATGCATTAGAAGGAGCCCTGCCAGAGCCGGCCATCCAAGAAACTCCTTCCACATG TGACACAGTGGTGGAGGTGGTAAAACCAGACCCAGTTACTGAAGTCAAAGAATCTTCGCCAGAGAAGCCTCTCAAGAAAGAGGAAAGGCCCAAGTCCCGGGACAGGGAGAAAGACAGCAGGAGGGACAGACCTCACCACCGCTCTCGTTCTCATTCCCGCAACCGCAGGCGACGCTCCCGCTCTAG ATCCTACTCTCCTCGTAGAAGACCAAGTCCCAGGAGGAGAATGTCTCCTCGTCGTAGGAGCCCCCCCAGGCGTGGCCCCCCTGGCAACAGAAACAGACATAGACGGTCCCCAGTCCGCAG GAGGCGCTCACGCTCTGCTTCATCTTCTGGCAGCAGCTCCTCCAACTCTCGCTCTCCTAAAAAAGCAATGAAGAGAATATCCAACTCCCCACCCAGAAAGGGGGTCCATCATCCTGAAAAAGCCATCAGCCCCGCCGGGAAGGACAGACGGTCACCATCTCCTCGGGCCAGAAGAGGCCGAGGCTCTGCGTCACCAGCCAGGCCGTCTG gtttAAAGCAAAAACAAAGGGGAAGGAATGATTCTCCGTCTGATAATGCCAAGCCCAGACCTTCTGAAGGCTCTGACTCAG ATTCAGGATCTTCTTCCTCTGAAAACGAGGGGCCCAAGAAGCCGACAGCAGGGCCGGGAGCCAAAAACGGGGATGTGAGGAGGAGACGCAGCCGAACACCGTCACCACGGAGGAGACACAGAGATGCCTCCCCAAG GAAAAGacgctctccatctcctccacgCAGACGGCGCTCCCCGTCTCCCCCACGACGTCGCAGATCTCCTTCTCCTCCTAGACGAAG GTCCCCTTCCCCGCCTCCCCGTCGTCGTTCTCCATCCCCCAGACGATATTCTCCCCCTATCCAGCGTCGCTACAGCCCCTCACCTTTGCCCCCACAGAAGAGGAAAATGTCTAGCTCTCCCCCAAAGCGCTCTTCTCCAGGGGCCAAGCGACGCCCCTCCAGGTCCCCCAAGCGCAGAAACTCCCCTCCTCAAAGGAGACGCATGTCTCCATCCTCATCTCCACCCAGACACAGGAGGAGCCCCATGTTGCCTTCTGCTAGACTAAGCAGGGACCCACGATCCCCTGTGGCAGCAGCTGGCCGCCTCTCCCCATCCCCCGCAACCCGCGGTCGCCCTGTTCGGTGTTCCACCAGTCCTCAGGGACGTTTTGAAAACTCCAGTGCATCTCCATCTAACCCGCGGAGGCAGCAGTCCCCGACACACAGCGGCAAACCCATCCGCCGAGTGTCCCGCACCCCAGAGCCACGCAACAACAAGAG ACCCTCTCCGAGCCCCCAGCCCATGAGGAGAGCAGCCTCCAGATCTGTTTCCCCTCAACCAGCAGCTCTGAAACGTCCCGTCCCTGCATCTGCCTCCCCCTCACCCTCCcgctctgccagtgggtctccACCACCAGCAAAGAAAGCCAGCAGTGGTTCCGGCAGCCAATCCCCAAGCAAG AATTCCGATGTTGATGGCAgtggaaagaagaagaaaaagaagaaggaaAAGAAACACAAGAAAGAGAAGAAACACAAGAAGCACAAGAAGCATAAGAAGGAGAAGAGTAGTAGTGCTGTGACCGGTGATGCACATGAAAACCACGGCGCGGAGGACGGAGAGTCAAGAAAG GAATCAGATAGTGAAGTAGAGGACAGCTTGGCCGACCTGGAGAAGCACCTAAGAGAGAAAGCCCTACGATCCATGAGGAAGGCCCAGCTGTCTCCATCCCAGATGTCCTGA
- the srrm1 gene encoding serine/arginine repetitive matrix protein 1 isoform X6: protein MDAGFFRGTSAEQDNRFSNKQKKLLKQLKFAECLDKKVDMTKVNLEVIKPWITQRVTETLGFEDDVVIELIFNLLEEKNPDSKMMQINLTGFLNGKNAREFMRDLWPLLLSAQENIAGIPSAFLEQKKEEIKQRQIEQEKLAIQKKVDDDKKEKDIRDRAQSKSPRSLHRPMSRRKSRSPSPRRRSPVKRERKRSASRSPRRKPSPVTSSSPPPPLMQLPAKPVEQLVEPNALEGALPEPAIQETPSTCDTVVEVVKPDPVTEVKESSPEKPLKKEERPKSRDREKDSRRDRPHHRSRSHSRNRRRRSRSRSYSPRRRPSPRRRMSPRRRSPPRRGPPGNRNRHRRSPVRRRRSRSASSSGSSSSNSRSPKKAMKRISNSPPRKGVHHPEKAISPAGKDRRSPSPRARRGRGSASPARPSGLKQKQRGRNDSPSDNAKPRPSEGSDSEEDKNDKEATADSVQQRRQYRRQNRQTSSDSGSSSSENEGPKKPTAGPGAKNGDVRRRRSRTPSPRRRHRDASPRKRRSPSPPRRRRSPSPPRRRRSPSPPRRRSPSPPPRRRSPSPRRYSPPIQRRYSPSPLPPQKRKMSSSPPKRSSPGAKRRPSRSPKRRNSPPQRRRMSPSSSPPRHRRSPMLPSARLSRDPRSPVAAAGRLSPSPATRGRPVRCSTSPQGRFENSSASPSNPRRQQSPTHSGKPIRRVSRTPEPRNNKRPSPSPQPMRRAASRSVSPQPAALKRPVPASASPSPSRSASGSPPPAKKASSGSGSQSPSKNSDVDGSGKKKKKKKEKKHKKEKKHKKHKKHKKEKSSSAVTGDAHENHGAEDGESRKIVK, encoded by the exons aatCCAGATAGCAAGATGATGCAGATCAACCTGACAGGCTTTCTGAATGGGAAGAACGCCCGGGAGTTCATGAGGGACCTGTGGCCCCTGCTGCTGAGTGCTCAGGAGAACATTGCTGGCATCCCCTCTGCTTTCCTGGAACAGAAGAAGGAGGAAATTAAACAGAGACAG ATTGAACAAGAGAAGCTAGCTATTCAGAAGAAAGTCGATGATGATAAGAAGGAAAAGGACATCAGAGACAGGGCTCAGTCAAAAAGCCCAAGAAG TTTGCATCGTCCTATGTCTAGGAGGAAATCAAGGTCACCGTCACCAAGGCGAAGGTCGCCAGTGAAGCGTGAAAGAAAACGCAGTGCCTCTCGCTCGCCGAGACGCAAACCCAGTCCAGTCACCAGCAGCTCCCCCCCTCCACCCCTGATGCAGCTGCCAGCCAAACCTGTGGAGCAGCTTGTGGAGCCGAATGCATTAGAAGGAGCCCTGCCAGAGCCGGCCATCCAAGAAACTCCTTCCACATG TGACACAGTGGTGGAGGTGGTAAAACCAGACCCAGTTACTGAAGTCAAAGAATCTTCGCCAGAGAAGCCTCTCAAGAAAGAGGAAAGGCCCAAGTCCCGGGACAGGGAGAAAGACAGCAGGAGGGACAGACCTCACCACCGCTCTCGTTCTCATTCCCGCAACCGCAGGCGACGCTCCCGCTCTAG ATCCTACTCTCCTCGTAGAAGACCAAGTCCCAGGAGGAGAATGTCTCCTCGTCGTAGGAGCCCCCCCAGGCGTGGCCCCCCTGGCAACAGAAACAGACATAGACGGTCCCCAGTCCGCAG GAGGCGCTCACGCTCTGCTTCATCTTCTGGCAGCAGCTCCTCCAACTCTCGCTCTCCTAAAAAAGCAATGAAGAGAATATCCAACTCCCCACCCAGAAAGGGGGTCCATCATCCTGAAAAAGCCATCAGCCCCGCCGGGAAGGACAGACGGTCACCATCTCCTCGGGCCAGAAGAGGCCGAGGCTCTGCGTCACCAGCCAGGCCGTCTG gtttAAAGCAAAAACAAAGGGGAAGGAATGATTCTCCGTCTGATAATGCCAAGCCCAGACCTTCTGAAGGCTCTGACTCAG AGGAGGATAAAAATGACAAAGAGGCAACAGCAGATTCGGTGCAGCAGCGACGTCAGTATCGCAGGCAGAACCGACAGACATCTTCAG ATTCAGGATCTTCTTCCTCTGAAAACGAGGGGCCCAAGAAGCCGACAGCAGGGCCGGGAGCCAAAAACGGGGATGTGAGGAGGAGACGCAGCCGAACACCGTCACCACGGAGGAGACACAGAGATGCCTCCCCAAG GAAAAGacgctctccatctcctccacgCAGACGGCGCTCCCCGTCTCCCCCACGACGTCGCAGATCTCCTTCTCCTCCTAGACGAAG GTCCCCTTCCCCGCCTCCCCGTCGTCGTTCTCCATCCCCCAGACGATATTCTCCCCCTATCCAGCGTCGCTACAGCCCCTCACCTTTGCCCCCACAGAAGAGGAAAATGTCTAGCTCTCCCCCAAAGCGCTCTTCTCCAGGGGCCAAGCGACGCCCCTCCAGGTCCCCCAAGCGCAGAAACTCCCCTCCTCAAAGGAGACGCATGTCTCCATCCTCATCTCCACCCAGACACAGGAGGAGCCCCATGTTGCCTTCTGCTAGACTAAGCAGGGACCCACGATCCCCTGTGGCAGCAGCTGGCCGCCTCTCCCCATCCCCCGCAACCCGCGGTCGCCCTGTTCGGTGTTCCACCAGTCCTCAGGGACGTTTTGAAAACTCCAGTGCATCTCCATCTAACCCGCGGAGGCAGCAGTCCCCGACACACAGCGGCAAACCCATCCGCCGAGTGTCCCGCACCCCAGAGCCACGCAACAACAAGAG ACCCTCTCCGAGCCCCCAGCCCATGAGGAGAGCAGCCTCCAGATCTGTTTCCCCTCAACCAGCAGCTCTGAAACGTCCCGTCCCTGCATCTGCCTCCCCCTCACCCTCCcgctctgccagtgggtctccACCACCAGCAAAGAAAGCCAGCAGTGGTTCCGGCAGCCAATCCCCAAGCAAG AATTCCGATGTTGATGGCAgtggaaagaagaagaaaaagaagaaggaaAAGAAACACAAGAAAGAGAAGAAACACAAGAAGCACAAGAAGCATAAGAAGGAGAAGAGTAGTAGTGCTGTGACCGGTGATGCACATGAAAACCACGGCGCGGAGGACGGAGAGTCAAGAAAG ATAGTGAAGTAG